A stretch of DNA from Saccharospirillum mangrovi:
GCACAGCGAAGCGGAATGCCGGATTCAGACCGAGTTCAAACCGGAAACAGACGATACCTCGACTGCAACGGAACCGACTCGGGATAACCCTTTTCAAGTGCTGGCTTCACTGAAAAAGGACTGAAAGGTCCTGCGAAGCAGGCCAAGAAAACAACCGGAACGGGCCTGGTGCCGGTTCTGATTCAGTTAAATGCTCTATACCAGGAGGCTACGGCCATGGCAGTTCAGCAGAACAAAAAGACTCGTTCCCGCCGCGGAATGCGTCGTGCACACGATTCACTGAAGGGCACCGCTCTGACAGTTGATCCGACTACCGGTGAAACGCATCGTCGTCACCACGTTTCTCCGGATGGTTTCTACAAAGGCCGTAAGGTCATTGCGGACGCCGACGGCGAATAAGTCCCGGTGGCTGTTTTAGCCATCGACTTGCAGGGAGGGGACCAAGGCCCCTCCCAATTGCTTCCTGCCTCCCTCGATTTCTTCGAACATCACCCGCACCACCGCGCCATCGTTTTTGGCCGAATCGACGACTGCAAACCCTATATTGGCTCCTTGCCGCCCAATCTGACGTTCCGCTCCTGCGAAGGCGACTTGCCC
This window harbors:
- the rpmF gene encoding 50S ribosomal protein L32; amino-acid sequence: MAVQQNKKTRSRRGMRRAHDSLKGTALTVDPTTGETHRRHHVSPDGFYKGRKVIADADGE